A region of Dioscorea cayenensis subsp. rotundata cultivar TDr96_F1 chromosome 5, TDr96_F1_v2_PseudoChromosome.rev07_lg8_w22 25.fasta, whole genome shotgun sequence DNA encodes the following proteins:
- the LOC120262063 gene encoding chlorophyll a-b binding protein 7, chloroplastic yields the protein MAPLLTQSVSSHPSLSRHCSCHALRHKASRPVFKASWQELTGVLVFSAIPFTAVKAIANSSLGEKLRKRLEETKREAVDGSSRFRAQAQRAREDSFWYGAERPRWLGPIPFEYPSYLTGEYPGDYGFDIAGLGRDSASFQKYFNFEILHARWAMLAALGVVIPELLDMQGLVHFVEPVWWKVGYAKLQGDTLDYLGIPGFHIAGSQGIIVIAICQVLLMVGPEYARYCGIEALEPLGIYLPGDINYPGGFLFDPLGLSKDPVSFEDLKVKEIKNGRLAMVAWLGFYLQAALTGKGPIQNLLDHISDPLHNNILSYL from the exons ATGGCTCCACTGCTTACGCAATCAGTGTCGTCACACCCTTCTCTTTCTCGCCATTGCTCCTGCCATGCCCTTCGCCACAAGGCCTCCAGGCCCGTCTTCAAGGCCTCTTGGCAAGAG TTGACTGGAGTTCTCGTCTTCTCCGCGATCCCTTTCACGGCGGTGAAAGCCATCGCCAATAGCTCTCTTGGGGAGAAGCTCCGTAAGAGGCTGGAGGAAACCAAGAGGGAGGCTGTGGACGGATCCTCTAGGTTCAGAGCACAGGCTCAGCGGGCAAGAGAGGATAG TTTTTGGTATGGAGCAGAGCGTCCTCGCTGGCTTGGTCCAATACCCTTTGAGTACCCTTCTTATCTTACAGGAGAATATCCCGGTGATTATGGCTTTGATATTGCTGGCCTCGGAAGAGATTCTGCTAGTTTCCAGAAATATTTTAA CTTTGAGATACTGCATGCTCGTTGGGCCATGCTAGCAGCTCTTGGTGTTGTGATTCCTGAATTGTTAGACATGCAAGGGCTTGTGCATTTTGTGGAGCCTGTGTGGTGGAAAGTGGGGTATGCAAAGCTTCAG GGTGATACCCTTGATTATCTTGGAATTCCAGGATTTCATATAGCTGGAAGTCAAGGAATAATTGTTATAGCTATATGCCAAGTTCTTCTAATG GTTGGGCCTGAGTATGCTAGATACTGCGGAATAGAGGCATTAGAACCATTGGGTATTTATCTACCTGGAGACATAAATTATCCAGGAGGTTTTCTTTTTGATCCTCTGGGGCTTTCTAAAGACCCGGTTAGTTTTGAAGATTTGAAggtaaaagagataaaaaatggTCGTTTGGCAATGGTTGCTTGGTTAGGCTTTTATCTTCAAGCCGCTCTGACTGGGAAAGGTCCTATACAAAACCTTCTTGACCACATATCAGATCCTCTTCACAATAATATTCTTTCCTACCTCTAg